The following are from one region of the Halogeometricum sp. S3BR5-2 genome:
- a CDS encoding acyl-CoA thioesterase, whose product MTEFIYESELQVRFRDLDPLGHVNNAVYASYCEQARIEFFQEEFDIEEVNTVLANIEIDYRRPIEGLGELTVGLDVTDIGNSSFEMSYELRSEGEVVATASTVLVVIDPETTEPTRVPDEWREAVAELRG is encoded by the coding sequence GTGACAGAGTTCATCTACGAGAGCGAACTGCAGGTCCGTTTCCGCGACCTCGACCCGCTCGGACACGTGAACAACGCCGTCTACGCCAGTTACTGCGAGCAGGCCCGAATCGAGTTCTTCCAGGAGGAGTTCGACATCGAGGAGGTCAACACCGTGCTGGCGAACATCGAGATAGACTACCGCCGACCCATCGAGGGCCTCGGCGAACTGACCGTCGGCCTCGACGTGACCGACATCGGTAACTCCTCGTTCGAGATGTCCTACGAACTCCGGTCCGAGGGAGAGGTGGTCGCCACCGCCTCCACCGTGTTGGTCGTCATCGACCCCGAGACGACGGAACCCACCCGGGTGCCCGACGAGTGGCGCGAGGCCGTCGCGGAACTGCGGGGCTGA
- a CDS encoding 6-pyruvoyl trahydropterin synthase family protein, translated as MPENLLGSERSRNDSADRASLAARAGERVLRIGADRPIRISAGHRLLHHDGKCSRPHGHNYEIAVEVTGELTKEGWVVDKGAVTDVIDEWDHRFLVESGDPLVEAFEASGDGDSLVVLDAPPTAEVMAALLEEELSARLPDTVSDVAVEVAETGELRTSRR; from the coding sequence ATGCCCGAGAACTTATTGGGGTCCGAACGGAGTCGTAACGACTCCGCCGACCGCGCCTCGCTCGCGGCCCGGGCGGGCGAACGCGTCCTCCGCATCGGCGCGGACCGGCCGATTCGCATCAGCGCCGGACACCGACTCCTCCACCACGACGGCAAGTGCAGTCGCCCGCACGGCCACAACTACGAGATAGCCGTCGAGGTGACCGGCGAACTCACCAAGGAGGGCTGGGTCGTCGACAAGGGCGCCGTGACGGACGTGATAGACGAGTGGGACCACCGCTTCCTCGTGGAGTCCGGCGACCCCCTCGTCGAGGCGTTCGAGGCCAGCGGCGACGGCGACTCGCTGGTCGTCCTCGACGCGCCGCCGACGGCCGAGGTGATGGCCGCCCTCCTCGAAGAGGAACTCTCGGCCCGCCTCCCGGACACCGTCTCCGACGTGGCCGTCGAGGTGGCCGAGACGGGCGAACTCCGGACGAGCCGTCGATAA
- a CDS encoding 7-carboxy-7-deazaguanine synthase QueE has translation MPVSSEVERPESAPDGPALPVNELFASLQGEGKLAGVPSTFVRTSGCNLRCWFCDSYHTSWEPTHAWMGVDDVASEVDARDPDHVVLTGGEPLIHDESATLLRELADDYHVTVETNGTVVPDAPMDLASISPKLSTSTPTPANAPEGVDVGEWEARHEERRIDLDPLSTLVERHDFQLKFVVTGPDDLPEIEGLLDDLRGVADAEIRDDDVLLMPEGQTRKELAATRNVVADLALERGYRYTPRLHVDLWNDAPET, from the coding sequence ATGCCCGTCTCCTCCGAGGTCGAGAGACCGGAGAGCGCCCCCGACGGCCCCGCCCTCCCGGTGAACGAACTGTTCGCCTCGTTACAGGGCGAGGGCAAACTCGCCGGCGTGCCGAGCACGTTCGTCCGCACCAGCGGCTGTAACCTCCGCTGCTGGTTCTGCGACTCCTATCACACCTCCTGGGAGCCGACCCACGCGTGGATGGGCGTCGACGACGTCGCGAGCGAGGTCGACGCCCGCGACCCCGACCACGTCGTTCTCACCGGCGGCGAACCCCTCATCCACGACGAGAGCGCGACGCTCCTGCGCGAACTCGCCGACGACTACCACGTCACCGTCGAGACGAACGGCACCGTCGTCCCCGACGCGCCGATGGACCTCGCCTCGATAAGCCCCAAACTCTCCACGTCGACGCCGACGCCCGCCAACGCGCCCGAGGGCGTCGACGTGGGCGAGTGGGAGGCGCGCCACGAGGAGCGTCGCATCGACCTCGACCCGCTCTCGACGCTGGTCGAACGGCACGACTTCCAGTTGAAGTTCGTCGTCACCGGCCCGGACGACCTGCCCGAAATCGAGGGCCTGCTCGACGATTTGCGCGGCGTCGCCGACGCCGAGATACGCGACGACGACGTGCTCCTCATGCCCGAGGGGCAGACCCGCAAGGAACTGGCGGCGACGCGGAACGTCGTCGCGGACCTCGCCCTCGAACGCGGCTACCGGTACACCCCGCGTCTCCACGTCGACCTGTGGAACGACGCGCCCGAGACCTGA
- the queC gene encoding 7-cyano-7-deazaguanine synthase QueC yields MTDQTHDTDTTDAPADEDGRTAVVLLSGGMDSATTAYEAKSRGYDLHCLHTSYGQKTESKEYDCARRLADDLDAADFLHVETDHLSDIGASSLTDAEIEVDDADTDSEEIPTSYVPFRNANLLSMAVSYAEANGCSAVFVGAHSEDYAGYPDCRPEFFEAFEAMVDVGTKPETDIAIEVPFVTDSKTDIARRGRELGVPFEHTWSCYRDEEPACGTCDSCAYRLQAFRNVGARDPIEYAERPENAK; encoded by the coding sequence ATGACCGACCAGACTCACGACACCGACACGACCGACGCCCCCGCCGACGAGGACGGACGGACCGCCGTCGTCCTCCTCTCCGGCGGCATGGACAGCGCGACGACCGCCTACGAGGCTAAATCCAGAGGCTACGACCTCCACTGTCTGCACACCTCCTACGGCCAGAAGACCGAATCGAAAGAGTACGACTGCGCGAGACGGCTCGCCGACGACTTGGACGCCGCGGACTTCCTGCACGTCGAGACGGACCACCTCTCCGACATCGGCGCGTCGAGCCTCACCGACGCCGAAATCGAGGTCGACGACGCCGACACGGACAGCGAGGAGATACCGACCTCCTACGTCCCGTTCCGCAACGCGAACCTCCTCTCGATGGCCGTCTCCTACGCCGAGGCGAACGGCTGTTCGGCCGTCTTCGTCGGGGCGCACTCGGAGGACTACGCGGGTTACCCCGACTGCCGCCCCGAGTTCTTCGAGGCGTTCGAGGCGATGGTCGACGTCGGGACGAAGCCCGAAACCGACATCGCAATCGAAGTCCCGTTCGTCACCGACTCGAAGACGGACATCGCCCGCCGCGGCCGCGAACTCGGCGTCCCGTTCGAGCACACGTGGTCGTGCTACCGCGACGAGGAACCGGCCTGCGGGACGTGCGACTCCTGCGCCTATCGCCTGCAGGCGTTCCGGAACGTCGGCGCGCGCGACCCCATCGAGTACGCCGAGCGACCGGAAAACGCGAAGTAA
- a CDS encoding histidine phosphatase family protein → MTDVVLVLRHGERRESVEKNRRETAERVHDPGLTDRGRRQADRAAERLRKADVGEIYASPFLRAVQTAAPVADAVGVPVRVEPGLGEHLDPERFDAHPELLGRAERVERFPRTDTDHRPLLEPTFPEDAADAERRIGETARRILDSADADRVLFVGHRATVDGVAHGLVGSAEGVEAPPCGVTEFARDGGENGEERGTDWRVERSGDAAHLDGEA, encoded by the coding sequence ATGACCGACGTCGTACTGGTCCTCAGACACGGGGAACGGCGGGAGAGCGTCGAGAAGAACCGGCGGGAGACGGCCGAACGCGTCCACGACCCGGGGCTGACCGACCGCGGGCGCAGACAGGCGGACCGGGCCGCCGAGCGACTCCGGAAGGCGGACGTCGGAGAGATATACGCGTCGCCGTTCCTCCGGGCGGTCCAGACGGCCGCGCCCGTCGCGGACGCCGTCGGGGTCCCCGTCCGCGTCGAACCGGGCCTCGGGGAGCACCTCGACCCCGAACGGTTCGACGCGCACCCGGAACTACTCGGGCGCGCGGAGCGAGTCGAGCGGTTCCCCCGGACCGACACCGACCACCGACCGCTCCTCGAACCGACGTTCCCCGAGGACGCCGCCGACGCGGAGCGACGTATCGGCGAGACGGCGCGGCGAATCCTCGACAGCGCGGACGCCGACCGGGTGCTGTTCGTCGGCCACCGCGCCACCGTCGACGGCGTCGCCCACGGCCTCGTCGGGTCGGCCGAGGGAGTCGAGGCGCCGCCGTGCGGGGTGACGGAGTTCGCCCGCGACGGAGGTGAAAACGGTGAAGAGAGAGGAACGGACTGGCGAGTCGAGCGGTCCGGCGACGCGGCGCACCTCGACGGCGAGGCGTGA
- a CDS encoding class I SAM-dependent methyltransferase: MSDDRGDGKRETARRFGAAASAYFESSVHRDGEDLRTLASWCGDATRALDVATGGGHTAGALAEAGVPRVVAADAAPEMVATAVREYGVEGVTADAERLPFAADAFDAAACRIAAHHFPDPAAFAAEVARVLEPGGVLAFEDNVAPEDDELAAWLNGVERLRDPAHVALLSVSEWTDLFEDAGLTVEETTGAKLTLEFDAWVERTGVADSDVAELHRRFREAPDGAHDLFEVEFADGAGAKDARDADDPRTVVSWANPKALMRVRKR, encoded by the coding sequence ATGAGCGACGACCGGGGAGACGGCAAGCGCGAGACGGCGAGGCGGTTCGGCGCCGCCGCGTCGGCGTACTTCGAGAGTTCGGTGCACAGGGACGGCGAGGACCTACGGACGCTGGCGTCGTGGTGCGGGGACGCGACCCGCGCCCTCGACGTGGCCACCGGCGGCGGCCACACCGCGGGCGCACTCGCCGAGGCGGGCGTGCCGCGCGTCGTCGCGGCGGACGCTGCCCCCGAGATGGTCGCCACCGCGGTCCGCGAGTACGGCGTCGAGGGCGTCACCGCGGACGCCGAACGACTCCCGTTCGCCGCCGACGCCTTCGACGCGGCCGCCTGTCGCATCGCGGCGCACCACTTCCCCGACCCGGCGGCGTTCGCCGCCGAAGTCGCGCGCGTCCTCGAACCCGGCGGCGTCCTCGCCTTCGAGGACAACGTCGCCCCCGAGGACGACGAACTCGCGGCGTGGCTGAACGGCGTCGAACGCCTCCGCGACCCCGCGCACGTCGCCCTCCTCTCGGTTTCCGAGTGGACGGACCTGTTCGAGGACGCCGGTCTGACCGTCGAGGAGACGACGGGCGCGAAACTCACGCTCGAATTCGACGCGTGGGTCGAACGGACCGGCGTCGCCGACTCGGACGTCGCCGAACTGCACCGCCGGTTCCGAGAGGCGCCCGACGGCGCGCACGACCTGTTCGAGGTCGAGTTCGCCGACGGTGCGGGAGCGAAAGACGCCCGCGACGCCGACGACCCGCGCACGGTCGTCTCGTGGGCGAATCCGAAGGCGCTGATGCGGGTCCGCAAGCGCTGA